One Pirellulales bacterium DNA window includes the following coding sequences:
- a CDS encoding MFS transporter: MNRVGTAGKEDGATQTRERIVILMLAAVQFITIVDFMVIMPLGTQLMRNLEIGPAQFGLVVSSYTLAGGIAGLVASSLIDRLERKFAFLAIDAGFLVGTLLCGLATSYYTLVFARLATGAFGGILGGMAMAIIGDVFPEERRGRATGALMSGFAFASVAGVPFGLFLGTKFGWHIPFLLLAAVGFPIMLVAAWTLPRLRGHLTPDAAREHPLAVVVDTFTQPNHVRAFALVVSLMFAGFVVFPYVSPYLVNNVGMSEEQLPLVFIAGGVVTLFSAPWIGRLADRYGKLRVFRIVAPASAVMTLAVTNMSGVPPWIAIALVAGVMVSNSGRMVAAMAMITSSVAPGRRGGFLSANSSVQHLALGVGAYVGGLIVAEAADGTLQNFPILGWLSAAATISSLWLAGRLRPVTAETETTPTQAVAAAAEAMYDAAEPLM, encoded by the coding sequence ATGAACAGGGTCGGTACAGCGGGAAAAGAAGACGGGGCCACGCAGACCCGCGAACGCATCGTGATCCTGATGCTGGCGGCGGTGCAGTTCATCACCATTGTCGACTTCATGGTGATCATGCCGCTCGGCACGCAGTTGATGCGGAACCTCGAAATCGGCCCAGCCCAGTTTGGGCTCGTCGTGTCGAGCTATACGCTGGCCGGCGGGATCGCGGGCCTGGTCGCCTCGTCGCTCATCGACCGCCTGGAACGAAAGTTCGCTTTTCTCGCGATCGACGCCGGCTTTCTCGTCGGCACGCTGCTCTGCGGTCTGGCAACATCGTACTACACCCTTGTTTTCGCACGGCTAGCCACCGGCGCCTTCGGCGGCATCCTCGGCGGCATGGCGATGGCCATCATCGGCGATGTTTTTCCCGAGGAGCGGCGCGGCCGGGCCACCGGTGCGCTCATGTCGGGCTTTGCCTTCGCCTCGGTGGCGGGCGTTCCGTTTGGGCTCTTTCTTGGAACGAAGTTCGGCTGGCACATACCGTTTTTGCTGCTCGCCGCCGTCGGCTTCCCCATCATGCTGGTCGCCGCATGGACCTTGCCGCGCCTCCGCGGGCACCTTACGCCAGACGCGGCCCGCGAGCATCCCTTGGCCGTCGTGGTCGACACTTTCACACAACCGAATCACGTGCGCGCTTTTGCACTTGTAGTATCGCTGATGTTTGCTGGCTTTGTTGTGTTCCCGTACGTCAGCCCTTACCTGGTCAATAACGTCGGTATGTCCGAAGAGCAGTTGCCGCTGGTCTTCATTGCCGGTGGTGTCGTGACATTGTTTTCGGCGCCGTGGATCGGCCGGCTCGCCGATCGGTACGGCAAACTGCGCGTTTTTCGCATCGTGGCGCCGGCTTCTGCCGTGATGACGCTGGCCGTCACGAATATGTCCGGCGTGCCGCCCTGGATCGCTATTGCACTTGTGGCTGGCGTGATGGTCAGCAATTCGGGCCGCATGGTAGCCGCCATGGCGATGATCACCAGCAGTGTCGCGCCCGGTCGGCGCGGCGGTTTCTTAAGCGCGAATTCGTCGGTGCAACATCTGGCGCTGGGCGTCGGTGCGTACGTCGGTGGACTGATCGTGGCCGAGGCCGCCGACGGCACGCTGCAGAACTTTCCCATCCTGGGGTGGTTGTCGGCTGCCGCGACGATCTCGAGCCTGTGGCTGGCCGGGCGCCTGCGCCCGGTCACGGCCGAAACGGAGACCACTCCGACACAAGCCGTGGCTGCGGCGGCCGAAGCC
- a CDS encoding PEP-CTERM sorting domain-containing protein (PEP-CTERM proteins occur, often in large numbers, in the proteomes of bacteria that also encode an exosortase, a predicted intramembrane cysteine proteinase. The presence of a PEP-CTERM domain at a protein's C-terminus predicts cleavage within the sorting domain, followed by covalent anchoring to some some component of the (usually Gram-negative) cell surface. Many PEP-CTERM proteins exhibit an unusual sequence composition that includes large numbers of potential glycosylation sites. Expression of one such protein has been shown restore the ability of a bacterium to form floc, a type of biofilm.) — MHLRRAWLFGWLCIALHVLNSLTARAITIEEFAVPTNNAGLSGISAGPDGNVWFVEGSTDKIGRITPAGVITEFNLPAGSQPRDITTGPDGNLWFTEYGSNTIGMITPTGAVTPFAIGDTTGPSGIVSGPDGNLWFTEADSGQIGRITPAGNVTQFNLQAGSMPAGITNGPDGNLWFTEQGTDRVGRITPAGAIIDFPVSAGSGPAGIALGSDNNLWFTEFTGDRVGRITAAGALTEFGLGAVSSPLGITSGPDGNLWFTEQFSDKVARITTAGVITASELAPGSDPAGITTGPDGHIWFTEPGTNLIARVVPEPTGILLMTLAAATLLLSRRIKT, encoded by the coding sequence ATGCATCTACGACGAGCATGGTTGTTCGGATGGCTTTGCATCGCGCTGCACGTTTTGAATTCTCTCACGGCGCGCGCGATCACGATCGAAGAATTCGCGGTACCGACAAATAACGCGGGCCTTTCAGGCATCAGCGCCGGCCCGGACGGCAACGTGTGGTTCGTTGAAGGATCAACGGACAAAATCGGCCGCATTACGCCTGCCGGAGTCATCACGGAATTTAATCTGCCTGCCGGTTCGCAACCGCGCGACATCACGACGGGACCCGACGGCAACCTGTGGTTCACCGAATACGGCAGCAACACCATTGGCATGATCACGCCGACTGGCGCGGTCACGCCGTTTGCGATCGGCGACACAACGGGACCGTCGGGGATCGTTTCGGGGCCGGACGGGAACTTATGGTTTACCGAGGCCGATTCCGGCCAAATCGGACGCATCACACCTGCTGGAAACGTCACGCAGTTCAACCTGCAGGCGGGCTCGATGCCTGCAGGGATCACAAACGGTCCGGACGGCAACTTGTGGTTCACCGAGCAAGGGACTGACCGTGTCGGCCGCATCACACCGGCTGGGGCGATTATCGACTTTCCGGTTTCGGCCGGCAGCGGCCCCGCTGGCATTGCTCTTGGTTCCGACAACAACCTTTGGTTTACGGAATTTACGGGCGACCGTGTCGGGCGCATTACCGCGGCCGGCGCCCTGACGGAATTCGGCTTGGGCGCCGTCTCCTCCCCCTTGGGAATTACCTCTGGGCCTGATGGCAACCTGTGGTTTACAGAACAATTCTCCGACAAAGTCGCTCGGATTACGACGGCCGGGGTGATCACCGCAAGCGAGCTGGCGCCAGGTTCCGATCCGGCAGGCATTACGACGGGGCCCGATGGCCACATCTGGTTCACCGAGCCGGGCACCAATCTCATCGCGCGCGTCGTGCCCGAGCCGACCGGGATTCTTCTTATGACTCTTGCCGCCGCGACGCTGCTGCTATCGCGCCGAATCAAGACGTAA